TTGGAAAATGCTTAATatcttggtcaagcaagagacaaaGCTCCATTTCTCTTTCCACTGATGAAGTAGAATATCTTGTTATTGACTCATGTTGTACTCAACTTTTGTGGTAAAATATCATCTAGCGGATTATAATATATTTGAGACCTCTACTTTGTGATAAGATGCCCACTAGGGTgcacaacttatattttggtccaccggtggatcAGAGggcaattttgactttcccctTCCCTTtaccctcttcctcttccctttacctttctcttctccttttccTCCCATCTCTTCCCAACCAGCCACCTCTTCCTCCCACTTCCTTCTGTAATCAGTTTATTTTAACTGCATGAAGGATGGATCTGAAATTATTTGAGAATAATAATGGGGTATTGGAGATCGCACAACATCAGAAAGAACCTATGATATTTGGTTTGTGTTGTAAACGTTGTTGGTAATCAAACAATGATGTCGGGTTCTACTGTAACAACTAGATGCTTTTCAACACTTTCAAAGAAACAACTTCGTCTTCTTCACTTGCTCTATGCACAGATTGATAAGATGTTCAAGGCTAGATATCTTTCAGCCACAAGTCAAATGCTACAAATTCTAATGATAAGAACATTATTTCCCCAAATGTGTATAATCTGATATTAGTGAATGCAAGTGAAAAGAATGACATtgacctttaaaaaaaaaagagaacggGGATTTAAGGGGGCTTGGTTATGGAGGAGATCCTAAGCGAAAAgtgtaagaccctaaccttaattatgtattgcttaagtgatttattgaataaaagtgaagttTTTGTGAAGTTTGATTTATTTGCTATTCTGTCCGTGCTCTTGTGTGAATTTTTCAGAGGTCTTAAAGACCTTATCTGGAaaagcttccttcatgagaattgtagctctctgagttagctaaattatctcgttggtttcaggtcattccgacctttgtagctcgagatattcatGTTTTAGTGGCGAAAGGTCTGGCTGTACAGTTCTTACGATTTTTACTAAAACTAAGGAATTGTATTTTGTTTTGATTCTTTTAATTAGcgattaattatttaattaattactgAACTAAAGTCAGAAGTGATGGGCTTCAGAAAGTATGAGGAAAACCTAATCGGGCTAGGATTTTATATGGGCTTGGGAGAAGGATGGAAATTAGGGTTTTGGAACCCTAATGATCCATGTGGCCGCCGGCCACTTAGCTTGATTGGGGGAGAAGTTGCtgacttttaattttattaatgagTAATTAAGGGTTTTAATTACTTGGTCTTGGGCTTGGGCTAGAATTAggagagaaaaaaagagaacCCTAGCCCATTCCCTTGCTTGGCCGCCGGTTTCACTAGGGgtaaagggggggggggggggaaaacCTTATTTTCTTTTGGCAATCAGAATTAGAAGTGTCCCCATACTGTATTCACGTGAAACACAGCAAGaacagagaagagaaaagagagaacccTAGACTTGAACATACGTAAAGAAATTTTGAACAATCAGGTTGAATCAAAGTAGGAACCCTAGACTTGAACATACGTAAAGAAATTTTGAGGCCGAAGGGACGCTGCCAgttttctgtgctggacagcgAACTTCGAGGTCCAATACCACTCAGTTCTGGcgttcaaatgaaaattcagtGCACTAATAAGTTGTAGCATTTTTAATCAGCTTTCCAGGCGTATAAAGAacgtaatttttggtttagtaatgagtCATGGAGAACGTTTTTAGTAACtcatgtacctgctgtttttctTGCGCTGGACAGCAAACTTCGTGGTCCAATATCACCTAGTTTTGATTTTCAAACGAAAAAGTGGTAAACTAGAAAGTTGTAGAATTTTAAATTCGCTTTCCAGATATGAGTAGAATGTAACTATTGGTTGTGTAATGAGTTCTGTAGAACATTTTTAGTGACTGTGGCTTCTGctgttttttttagaaaacgaCCGTGATATTTAATTTCAGAAAAACTTGTGTTCATCTGCTATGTAGTTAGTTGTCCTTTGAAATTCTGAACATTTTGCTCAATGGAACTGTTTAACGTAAGTGCCTGACTGAGATTTATTTAAGAAGGTCGTTCATCCAGCTGTAATCCTTTCTGTTGTTGATTATATTTCTTGTTGGTTATGTTTTATCCGACGTTGAATAGCTAAGACTCTAGGATTaactttagagccttaaacaagagaaatgttattaatcgcttgcaagttaACGATAAATAATTGAACATAGGCCTAGGTGATACTATGTACCATGAGAACggtggtgccgttagagacaaacggtagcttgcacgcaagggagattttgtggatcatagcggctccacgtgatttggttgactgcggtcaccgtgagactTGTGTGTGTGGATCATTGCGAATCCACgtgattgtacatctgcggatgtacgtgattggccaaggagttttggtgggttgtgtgatgtgaggatgcGCTAGTCTAACTGACTAACTATCATAAAACTTAATTCCATAAGCGAATGATTAATGTGCTTCATGATATGGTTTATGATTTTATTGTTTgcgacctgacccttgcgctacttgtttatttgttatttgtggggggtaaatggtcgtgaagataacggcgacgacccattcttgggagctgatactccgtgacgagccactaccagatgacgactacacttctgatgaagaggaagaggtaaagaggaagaggtcaaggaatagggttgggttgagagacatccattttctctTTGGGTTGAGAGTGCTGAGTTCGGGAAGCATTGAacaattattttgttttcatttggataaataaagttgatgtaatttacttcgGTTTTAGACGTATGTGTCATGcctattttatttaattcaaaagttttgggatgatgtttacttccgcgagatttataaaggttaatctttcaagagtttcgctATTAATGAACCTTTGTGGttaattaaagattaataattgaatcgacgaaaattctttacaaaaattggattaattggttactgtgtgacactcgagaaatcggggcgttacaaaaaGAATGGGTTTCGCTGGGAAGGGAGATGGAGGGAGAGATGGGTTCGACACtttacaattttacccttttagtTTTAAGTAAATCCTAGTCATTGATTCAAAGAATATTCTAAGATTCCCTAATCTAATGGTGTTTAGAGATGGTACACCAGTGGACCAAAATATAAATGATCCACTCTAGTAGGCACCTTATGATAATACTAGTGttgcaaatattttaaaatcctATTCAACATTCAAGAACTAAGCATATTGAAATCTAGCATCATTTTGTTAGAGATAATGTTTTTAAGAGATAAATTGATATGTCACATGTAAAATATGAATTTCTAATTGAAATCAGATTTAGTTTGCTTAGAGAAAACATTTTGGCATGCATGTTGCACCATAAAATTGTAGCTTGCATCGTACACACTTACCTAACCCAGGAATGCCTAGCTCATCATATGAAATCATAAAACCATCTTCAATGCTAGTTTTTAGTGGTGAGTTCttaaactaagaactaagaagcaAGTTCTTAAGCATTGGAGATTGTTGACGtgaagttcttaattcttaaaaacaAGAACTAAGAATTAGTTCTTATATAAAGAACTTTGTTTTATGAGTTATTAgcatattaaaatatttttttctctcatccaaattgctttattactttatgagttttattttattgttttatgaaaataaaaagtataaataatatgGTGTGGTAGGACCAAATAAATAATGTTAAGAACTCAAAGTTAAGAACATGTGGTAAGAGCGAAATATGCAAAAGTTTCTTTACAGTTACTTAAGCATATATGACAGTATGGGTCCACATGTGTTCCGTACTAAAGTCTACTTAGGGAATAAGAGAGTGTTCTTAGTAAAACCTAGCAGAGCATAAATAGAAAGATGATGTAAAATAAggaaatattctcattaatgataAGAAAATGTGCCTAATACAAGGTGAGGACTCCATTTTATAGTGGGTGTGGTCCTTATCTAGAATATTCTTACATTTGGGCCTCACAAACGAGGCTCAAATCTCTATGCAAATAAGACAAAAGGGAAAGAATCTAACAACTGACCTAAGACCACGTATCAGACGAATATCTCTACATTGCCCTGATGGCCGCCAGGTATTTAGGCGCGATCAATCCTGCCGTGTTATTTGAGTGTTCTGGgcgtgcatttagttgaagcagacccgcccagtccacaagcccacaagacacgaAACTCAATGCCAATGAGTTGAAGTGTCTTTCAATGTCTTCAAATTTCTTCGAAGTAGGATGTAAGTGGCGCTCGCCagccacaagcccacaagacacgaAACTCGATGCCAATGAGTTGAAGTGTCTTTCAATATCTTCAAGTTCTTCGTGGTAGGATGTAAGTGGCGCTCGCCAGcccaataaattataaatatttataaaagttaaaactatAAAATTTGAGTTAGTATATCTCATGAGTTACATTAATAGAGATGCTAGCTAACCACAAGGGGTGACACAAGTGATGAATGTGCATTTTCTTAAGGGATTTCACATAGGCTTCTGGCCCTGCTTCGATCCCCTCCGAggtcaaaaataaaaacttttgtGACCAGAGACATCACaccgtatcccgagccagattagtcacgtggaaCCCCTTTCCCCCGTGGAGACGGGTGGCCAAAGGAGGGAAAAAAAAGGAATAGAGATGCTAGCTATTGATTAAAAATCAGGTGGCTTATATTAGTTTAAAGTTAAAAAACTAAGAATACAAGTTCAAATTTTGTGCTATAGAATAGAGAAAGTCAGCAAACCCGAGTAAGTACAAAATTGTTGAACAAAGGCCAAATATGAACGTGTGGTTTGGTCGGCGTTTTTTCAATAGAACCATTCTTCCGTCAAACTTAGAATCCCTTTTTCTGTATTGTATAGATACTTTGAGTCACCTTTTTGAATTCTCACTTTGCGGTTTTTCAAACAACCATTTCCCACGTTCGATAGCTTCATTTTCATAGCAAAACAACCCCACAATATCTAACATCAATGAAAAGGAAACTAAGCATGTTCTAGTTCTTCACCACGGTTCCTGCTATAACCAGAGAATCAAAGTCTTTTTCAACCGGTCAGTGTTGAATTCGGTTCATTTCTGAGGTGATTCTAAAACCCATTTCTCCTATTACTTTCCTAGTCATGTTACTTTAATGAAATATGGATACCCATGACATGTGTTCTGCTCTGTCTATTTTATCTCTTCTCTGTTTTTCTATCCcctgttttctttttcatttatgtAGAATTAATTGCCAATCTTTTTAGCTTTTGGATCAATATTTATGGTTTTCCTTGACTAATTAGTTAAGGCTCTTGCTGTATAAATGAAGAAATAAACTTTGGTATGTTacagtaatttttttattgattaatGTTAAGTAACATTATATTCTGCTTCTCTAATTTGCAAAATCAGGGTTAGAACTTagaattagttttttttgttcaatGTATATTTTTTACTTGATAACTGGTTCGGGTAGGGTTGATTAATGAACTTTGAATAAGGAGTTACAAAGGAGATTCATGGGTTTTGAGCAAAATTTCTGCTTTGGTTGATGGGAAATAGTCTGCATGCTGTTTCCACCATGAGGTAACAGAGTGGGGTTTACTGCAAAATAATATCAACAAGGGAAACATAAATGTGATAGGTATATACTTTTTGGGATTTGGTTCATTCATTTCAAAATAAAGATTTGAGCCTGCAATGAGGACGAATAACTTACTTGGTAttatggttgttgttgttgttgttgttatttgcTTCCTCCCTTTTCCTACTTGCAAATATGTGATGTATGTAGGGTCTGTTTTTCTCCTATTGCATATTACTatatgcatgtttgaaaatctttcTATAGTTGATTTTAAAGTTAATTTTGGAGAGAAGCTTCTGTATGTTTGGgtgccagaattgattatgaagaaagaaaaaaatgatccaaacatgctatatatCAGTTTTGTTAGGCAAGGAAACTCATGTCTTGTTTTTTAGGATACTATTACATGAGAAGATTCTCTCTGTGAGGGAAAGTAATGATAAAATGTTTTTCAAACTGCAAGCACGGGCTGTTTGGAATTGCTTCCCTTTGAATAAATTCTAATGGTGTTCAATTTCCATCACTTTCTGTGCTCTCTATGTTTTTGCTTGTCTGATTGACTCTAGATACGCATGTGCCTGTGTTATCTTTTATTGCTGATAATCTGAATGGTGAGGGTGCACGCACTATTACTCTCTATCACAATAATCATTCTAACCATTTTCAAAAatggttttcaaaaaattgGTGATCAAAAGACCAAATTCACCCAATTTCATCTATTTCTTGTGTTATGTCCCTCAATTATGTTTGTGTGTGTTCTGGTTCTTCCATATTTAAATGTTTCTCTGCTGTCCAGGCTAGATCATAGTTGTTTGTGAGGATGTAATTGTGGTGACATGAAAATATTCACAAAGTGCTTCTTTGTTTTTCAAAGGTTTATCTTCTGTTATTGGAAGTGTTGGGTTAAAAGTTCCTAGCAGAAGAATATTCAGCAGAAGATATCCAAGGAGGCTGCTTTTACCTGATGCCATCATCATAGTATGGACTCAAAGCAGTTTCTTAATTTCGATGTGACTAGCTCAGGAGGAATACCTCGTACATCATCTTATCCTACTGTTTCACCAATACCAAACCGGCTACTTGGATCCTTGAAAATCGACACAGGAAACTCGCCTATATCATCCCTTTCTACTCAATTTGATTCTGATACTCTTTCTGCATTAAGTGACAGCCAGGAAACCCTTTCCGGTGCCAGCCCTTCTTGTGATTCCTTGCAAGAAAGTAATCATCATTTCCATAGGAGCTTCCTTCCACAGAATGCATGTTGGGACCAGGAAACCAGACATAGGCTGTTGGAACTAGAAACTCGTTTGATGGaacatgatggtgatgatgaagtTACCACATCAAAGACTCCTTTTGGTGAAAGCAGTAGACCAACAACATCTGGCCAAAGAAATAGGCCCTGGAGCCAAGAGGGTCAGGGATCAGAATATACCCAAAGTGAAGTTAAACGAGTCGAGAAACGTCACAAGTCAATGGAGGTGGAAACATCAGCACAAGGCTTCCCAACAAGCAATTTGAAACAATTGCTGATTGTATCTGCCAAAGCCCTTTCAGAAAACAAAATGAAAGATTTTGATCATCTGATAGGAAAGGCCAGAAGTTGTGTATCCATAAGCGGGGAGCCGATACAGCGGCTTGGTGCTTATTTGGTTGAAGGGCTTGTTGCAAGGAAAGAAGCATCAGGGAATAACATCTACCATGCCCTCAGGTGCAGAGAGCCTGAGGGCAAAGACTTACTCTCTTACATGCAGTTACTCTATGATATGTGCCCATACTTAAAATTTGGTTACATGGCTGCAAATGGGGCTATTGCTGAAGCTTGCAGAA
This portion of the Lotus japonicus ecotype B-129 chromosome 3, LjGifu_v1.2 genome encodes:
- the LOC130749322 gene encoding scarecrow-like protein 21 is translated as MDSKQFLNFDVTSSGGIPRTSSYPTVSPIPNRLLGSLKIDTGNSPISSLSTQFDSDTLSALSDSQETLSGASPSCDSLQESNHHFHRSFLPQNACWDQETRHRLLELETRLMEHDGDDEVTTSKTPFGESSRPTTSGQRNRPWSQEGQGSEYTQSEVKRVEKRHKSMEVETSAQGFPTSNLKQLLIVSAKALSENKMKDFDHLIGKARSCVSISGEPIQRLGAYLVEGLVARKEASGNNIYHALRCREPEGKDLLSYMQLLYDMCPYLKFGYMAANGAIAEACRNEDQIHIIDFQICQGTQWTTLLQALGARPGGAPHVRITGIDDPVSRYARGDGLEVVAKRLALISEKFSIPVEFHGVPVFSPDVTRDMLDVRPGEALAVNFPLQLHHTADESVDVSNPRDGLLRMVKSLSPKVVTLVEQESNTNTTPFFNRFVETLDYYLAMFESLDVSLPRNSKERINVEQHCLARDIVNIVACEGKERVERHELFGKWKSRFTMAGFHQYPLSSYVNSVIRSLLRCYSEHYSLVEKDGAMLLGWKNRNLISASAWH